ACAGAGATTTTAAGCTTGTTATCCAAGCGCTTCATGGGAGCTCCCTTTTGCTAATAACCCCAATGGATTGATTGAAACCGGGCTGTACGGTCATTTTCACAAAACATAGATGCAGGTTGGTCCTTCGCCACAAAAAAAATGCACTCTCGTAAAACAAATTGTGACTTATTATCAATACGTTATCGTAATATTATCGTGTAATAGATTACCACTGCCGGCTAGATCCCTGCACCCGATATCCCTGCTGTTCGAGAGAAGCGCGCGAACGCGCCAGAAGTTCCACTAACGGAACAACATTTTATTCATGTACAATTCTCTCCACCTTTGCGACGCTCTTGCGGCGAAAATGCGCCGCCCGTCACGATCGCCGGCAGCCAGAATTTTTCCGGTGCCGCTCGGTGACGATCCAGGAGGTATGGTGGGAGTGTGTCGTCCGCAAGCCCCGCGCCAGACCTTGCCGAGTCGGCGCTGCGGCGGCGGATAATTTTTCAGGAAATCAGGCCGGGCGGGTGCCTCTGAGCATCCATTGCATGACCAGCATGGCGGTGATCGCACCGGTAATTTGCGCGCCCAGGAAAAATGGCACCGAAGATGGCGCAATCCCCGCAAACGTGTCGGACAGGCTGCGCGCGACAGTGACCGCCGGGTTCGCGAACGAGGTCGATGCGGTAAACCAGTAGGCCGAGGTGATATAGAGTCCGACGGCCGTTGCCGTGTAATCGGGCCGGAACCGCACCGTGCCGAGAATCGTGATCAGCAGGCCGAATGTCGCGACGAATTCCGAGAAGGCCTGCGCCGGACCCGCCCGCAGCTTGATCGATTCCTGCAGCACCGGCAGATCGAACATCAGGTGGGCCGCCCACACACCAGCGACCGCGCCAGCCGCCTGCGCAGCCACGTAAAGCAGCGCCGTCACCGGCGGCAGCTCGCGCTTGAGCGCGAATACCAGGCTGACCGCCGGATTGAGGTGCGCGCCGGATACCGGCCCGAAAATGGTGATCAGGACGGCCAGCCCCGCACCCGTCGACAATGTATTGCCCAGCAGGGCGATGGCATCGTTGCCCCCGGCAAGCCTATCCCCCATCACGCCGGAGCCGATGACGATGGCAAGCAGAAGCGCCGTCCCCAGCGCCTCGGCGACGAGGCGCCGCGGTAATGTCATGTCAGGCCCCCGGCCGCTGCGGCAGTCACTCAGGATACTTCCGGCAGCGTCCGCCCGATCTCGTCGAGACGCCTCTGCAGTGTCAGCCGGTCCAGCGACCGCATCGGCAGATTGACGAAGATCGATATCCTGCTCACCAGCATCCGGTAGGTTTCTGCAAAAGCGACGCGGATCTCCGCCTCGGAGCCTTCGGCAGCCGCAGGATCGGGAATACCCCAATGGGCCGTCATGGGCTGGCCGGGCCAGACCGGACACACCTCGTTGGCGGCGTTGTCGCAGACGGTGAAGACGAAATCCAGAACCGGCGCCCCCGGCTCGGCGAACTCGCTCCACGACTTGGAGCGCAGATCGCCGGTCGGATGGTTGAGCGAGGACAGCAGCGCGAGCGCATGGGGATGCACTTCACCCTTGGGATCGCTGCCCGCGCTGAACGCCCGGAAACGTCCCATGCCTTCCCGGTTCATGATCGCTTCGGCCATGATCGACCGGCATGAATTGCCGGTGCACAGAAACAGCACATTATAAGTGGACTGGTCCCCCATCGAGGTTCTCCTCAGCAGCAGCTGGCTGCGGCCGCGTTTGCCGCCGGAGCACAACAGGACGACTTTGGTGCGTCGTCGCCGGAGATGTCCTCACCATAGACCGGGCTTTCGCCGGTGGTCAGGAACGTCTCCCAGGCAATGCCCTCGGGATCGCGGATCCAGGTCTTCTCCGACTTCGCATAGCAGCAGGTGGTCTCGCCCTGATCGAGCAGCGGGCGGCCCGCCTGGCTGAGCCGTCCGTAGACCTCGCCCAGTTCGCCGGCGTTCTCCACCTGGATGCCCAGATGGTCGATGCCCTTGTGTTCGCCGCGCGTGGTAATGGCGAAATTCACCCGCGGATCCTCCAGCATCCATTTGGCATAGTCGGCCTTCACCACATCGGGATCGGCGGCGAACAGGTTGGAGTAGAAGCGGATCGACTGGTCAAGGTCGGTGACGGCGAGATTGACGTGAAAGCGTTTCATTGAACTGTTCCATTGTCAGAGGGGGTGCAGCAATCCGAGGGCTCGGCACAGCCGGCGACGACGCTGTCGAGCAGCGGCGAGCAGAATTCCGGCCGTCCCTGGCAGCAATCTTCCACCAGGAAACCGAGCAGATCCCGCATGGCGGTCATGTCCGCCGTATAGACGATCGACCGGCTATGCCGGGCCGACCTCACGAGAGCGGCGTTTGCCAGGACCGAAAGATGCGTCGACAGGGTGCTGGCCGGAAGGTCCAGTTCGCGGGCGATATCGCCCGCCGCCATGCCGTCCGGCCCCTGGCGGACCAGTAGCCGGAATATCCGCAGCCGGCTGTCCTGCGCCAGCGCCGAAAGTGCCTGAATTGCCAGTTCCATTTCCATATTTCTACAATTGCCGAAATAACGGATTGATGTCAAGCAGCCAATTGCGCCCGGAACGCATTCAGCCCGGGCGCTGCTCGGTGACCGTGACCGCGCCCGCACCATCCCAGGCAAAGCTCCAGCGCTCCGCCTTGCGCACATTGGCGACCATGGCCGGCCGGAAACAGGCGATGCATGTGCCGCGTCGCCGGCGCACACTGGGATAGATTATGCCCGGCGCCCCGCTCTCCAGCAGGACCTCGGCCAGCGCCTGCGACGCCAGGTAGGACTCCGGCGCCAGGCAATCGGCGTGGTCATCGGCGCCGCGAAGGTCATGATACGTACCGCCGAAATCCGCCAGATAGTCGTCATAGGTCACGGTTTCGCGCCAGCCGCCGATCTCGGCGAGCTCCAGCCCCTTGTGGAAGACGATCTCGTCCTGCGCCGTTGCCAGATCGAATGCCGCATACCACGCCCCGCGCTCCGGCCCGTTGAACCGGCTGCCCAACGGATGCGGATGGCAGAATGCCGCGTTGACGATGCGGTAGTTCGGCACGCTGAACACCAGTTCGCGGATGCCGATGCCGGGGAGCCGGTCGTTCTCGGCCTGCAGGCGGTCATTGGTGGCGTGATCGAGGTCGAAGATGTCCTGGAGGTGAACGTCGCTGTCGGCGATCCGCGCCAATACGCTGTCGCCACCATCGCTGTAGCGGGACGGGATCAGGCGGTGGGTATCGTTTTGCCGGATTGCCGTGGTCGGCGGCAGCCTCACGCGCCGCCTCGCCTGGCGTCCAGCAGGCGCCGCACGGTCTGCAACGCTGGAACGCCGCCCCGGCACATGAAATCCAGCGGCGTTCTGCCGCCGAATATCCGGTTGTTGTTGGGCAGCGCGACCCAGGCATCGGCAAGGTTCTCGGAATAGAGGATGTTCAGCGCCTTGAAGATGCCGACGAGATAGGAAATGCGGGTCAGCCGGTCCGCGTCCAGCACCCGCCTCCCGGTTTTCTTCAGCTCGTAATAGGGACCGTTGGACATGCCGCCCAGCAAAGCCCGCGCGTCTTCGTCGCGCACCGACCAGCGTTCCATGATGTTGAAAAATGCCTTCACGGCCGAAGGGCTCAGCCGCTCCCGTTCGGCACGCGCGGTCAGGTCGACAAGCGGCGACGGATCGTGACGGCTGTCGGGATAGTGCAGTGGCTGCATCATATTCTCCTGATACGGAGTATATATTATCCTGTTTTGAATTCGTCAAGCGTGGGGCGCGCCAAACTGCACAGGCTGCGTGCCGGCCTGCGCCGGCCGGAAACAGCGCCTCGATATTGCCTCTAGCGGCCTTTGGGCTATCTCCGGTAACATCAATGCCAACCAGTGAGCCCGGTTCATTGACGCGACCGGGCGTTTTTTCATGTGCCGGAAACCGCCATGTCAGCGAAGATCAAGACCACGGATCGTGCGCCCCGGGCGAGCTCGCAAGGGACGTCCCCGCAGGACTGGAACCTGGACGGCATCGTCGCCGGCCTGCGCGAGTCTCGTGAGATCAGGAACAATATCCGCTTCCGCGGCAGAATCAGCGAGTTGCCCGACCGCGCCAGCGTCTCCCAGGTCATGGAGCAGATTTCCGCCGCCCTGTTCCCGACCCATTACGGCCGCGCCGACCTGACCAGCGACAGCATGGACTACTACGTCGGCAGCACGCTCAACGGTGCGTTCACGGTTCTCGCCGAGCAGGTGCGCCGCGGCTTGATGTTCTCGACCGACCACGACAATGACAGCGACGAGAATATCCGTCAGCGCGCATCCCGCATCGTCCGCGAATTCGGCGACCTGCTGCCCGCCATCCGCGACATGCTGGTCTCGGACCTGCATGCGGCATTCCGGGGCGACCCGTCGGCCACCAGCCTGTCGGAGATTCTCGTCTGCTTTCCAGGCATGGCGGCGGTGATCCATTACCGCGTCGCCCATGCGCTCTACCGCCTCGGCGCCACGCTGCCCGCGCGCCTGATTACCGAGATTGCCCATTCGAACACCGGCATCGATATCCATCCGGCGGCTGAAATCGGCGAGAGCTTCTTCATCGACCATGGCACCGGCGTCGTGGTCGGCCAGACCGCCATCATCGGCGACCGGGTGCGGCTCTATCAGATGGTGACCCTGGGGGCCAAGAGCTTCCCCGCCGACGAGAACGGTGCGCTGATCAAGGGTATTCCGCGCCACCCGATCGTCGAGGACGACGTCGTGATCTATTCAGGCGCGACCATACTGGGCCGCATCACCATCGGCGCCGGATCGGTCATCGGCGGCAATGTCTGGCTGACCCAGAGCGTGCCGCCCGGCAGCAACGTCACCCAGGCGCAGATGCGCAACGACTGCGCGCTGCTCTATGACGTTTGCGCCCGCAAGGACGACGCACAGCAGGACTGACGCTCCAGGCCTTCCGGGGACTGCGGGACAAGCATGCCTCGCGCTGCGTGGCCGGAAACCGTGTCACGGCCGAGCGGCCAGATCATGTCCCGGCGTTATGGAATGCGCTGGGCAGTGGCGCGCGGGTCGTCCGGATGCCATTGCAGGGACGTCGTGCGCCGGTTGTAGTCGACCAGCCTGCAAAGCCCCCACGCGATCACCGAAATACTCAATACGCCCAGCGACCAGATCACGATGATCACCGTCTCGCCCACGCCCGCAAGCGTCCGGCCGAGCCATGACACCGTTTCGACCACTTGCGGTTCGGCAGCCAGCAGGTCTGCGTTGCCGGAAACCCAGTCACCGGAGATATCCACCAGCGCATAGGACAGCCAGACCGCGCCGCTCCACGGCACCAGCACGATCATCGCCACGATCCAGATGAAGATCTTCACTTCACCACCTGCCACGACGTGGTGATCGAGCCGTCCTCGGCCTTCAGCCGGGCCAGCTTGTCCAGATGATCCTGCAGCAGCTTGACGTTGCGCACATTGGCGCGGAAGAACACGTCACCCACCCAGCCAACCAGGGGCACCATGCTGATCACGGCATCGAGACCGACATTGCCGGCCATTTTCGCCAGCAGCATACGCGGTGCGCCAAGCTGACGCGCCTCCCACACCAGATACGCCGATACGCCGGTCGCCAGCAACGTGCCCGCACCCGGAACTATGTTGAGCAGCGCATCGGCGCCGACGCCAATGCCGGTGCCCGGAATGACGAACGCATTGTCCATCAGGCGGGCGAGGACGTCGAGCCGCGCGCGCGCCGCAACATGGGGATGCGCGTCGTCTTCATAAGCCTGGTAATGAGCAGATCCGGCGAAAGCCATTTGGGGCGACTCCCAGAATTCGGACACGGCTGCGTCCGTCAGGTGGAAGAGTCCGACATCGCGATTCACTGAACCGCCAGAGGGGCCCGGACCCAGTAAGTTCACAAATGGCAATTCGCGGGACGGATTCAAGGTCTCGCCTCTGTCATCTATGGGGACATCCGGCTATACAGGCGCTCGTTTCCAGGGAGATCCGGGTGCAACAGGTCGACGTCATCGTCATCGGCGCCGGGGCCGCCGGCATGATGTGCGCGGCCGAGGCCGGCAAACGCGGCCGGTCGGTCGTGGTCATCGAACACGCACGCGCGCCCGGCGAGAAAATCCGCATCTCCGGCGGCGGACGCTGCAACTTCACCAACCTGAACGCCGGACCGGCGAACTACATTTCGGAAAATCCGCGCTTCTGCATCTCGGCGCTGCGCCGTTTCACCCAGCACGATTTCATTACCCTGGTCGACCGGCACGGCATCGCCTGGCACGAAAAGACGCTGGGCCAGTTGTTCTGTGACGGCTCGTCGCAGCAGATCATAGACCTGCTGGTGAAGGAGATGACGCGCCGCGGCGCCGAGCTTCGCCTCGCCACCCCCGTCTCGGGCATCGACAGGGACGCCGATGGCTTCACCGTTGCCTTGCCGGGCGGCGCCGTGCGCTGCAGTTCCGTGGTCGTGGCCAGCGGCGGGCTGTCGATCCCGAAAATGGGCGCCACCGGCCTCGCCTACGACATCGCCCGGCAATTCGGCATCGGCATCGTCCCGACGCGCCCGGCGCTGGTGCCGCTGACCTTCGATCACGCCATGCTGGAACGGCTGAAGCCGCTGGCCGGCGTTGCCGTCGATGCGGCCTCGGTCCGCTGCGGCAAGACCCGGTTCGACGAAGCGTTGCTGTTCACCCACCGCGGCCTCAGCGGCCCTGCCATTCTGCAGATATCGTCATACTGGAAGCCTGGCGAGGAGGTCGCCGTCAGCCTGTTGCCCGGCACCGATGTGTTTGGCGAGCTACGCGCCGCCCGCGCCGCCAATGGCCGCCAGGCGCCCCATACGGCCCTTGCGGCGCTGCTGCCCAAACGCCTTGCCCAGGCCATCACCGACCGCGAGGGTATCGCCGGCAACATCGCCGACTTGTCCGACAAGCGTCTGCGTCAGATCGAGGGCGCCATCAACGACTGGCGGATCGTTCCTGCCGGAACCGAAGGCTATCGCACCGCCGAGGTCACGGCCGGCGGCATCGACACGAACGGCCTGGATTCCAGAACCATGCAGGCCAGGACGGTCCCGGGCCTGTTCTTCATCGGCGAGGCCGTCGACGTCACCGGCTGGCTAGGCGGGTTCAATTTCCAGTGGGCCTGGTCGTCAGGCTGGAGCGCCGGACAGGCCGCATGACGCTATGGCTGTTCTCGGGACACGCGCAGGAGTAGCCTTGCAGCCGTGAAGCGTGGGGAGACATAACGATGGATCTTTACCGTCAGGTCATCGATCTGATCGTCACCGCACCCGATCGCAAACCGGCCGGTGGCTTGCCGCGCCTGCTCGATTCGCTTTTCGCCGACCTGGCGGCCGACCCGTCGCCGCGTGCGGTCGACGACACCGAGAGCATGATCTGGAGCGCCTGGACGTCCCATCCGCACCCCGATGCGGTCGATGCCATGGGCCGGGCACTGCGCATGATGCACGCCGCCTCCTTTGAAGTGGCCGAACGCGAACTCGACCGCCTGACCGCGTCGTTCCCGCTGTGGGCCGAGGCCTGGAACAAGCGCGCCACCTTGCTGTTCCTGATGGACCGCGACGATGATAGCGTTGCCGACATCATCCAGACCCTGAAGCTCGAGCCCCGTCACTTCGGCGCGCTGTCCGGCTACGGCCAGATTTGCCTGCGCCGCGGCGACGAGGCCGGTGCGCTCGTCGCATTCGAGGAGGCGCTGCGCATCCATCCCCACCTCCAAAGTCTGCGCGAGGCAGTAACATCTCTCAACAAGCGGCTCGGCGGAACGCTGAACTGAGAGAACGGCGCCGGTCAGGCCGCGTCGTGAAAGATCACACCCAGCGTAAAGCGACCGCCCGAGCGCAATCGGCTGACACCGTGGCGCATGACCGCACGATAGACGCCGCGCGCGCCCTGCACCGGATGCTGGTTGACCGCAAAGATCACCGCGTCGCCTTGCTCCAGTGGCACGACGTCGACCCGCGACTGCATACGCGGCCGCTGCTCGGTCAGCACAAACTCACCGCCGGTGAAATCCACGCCTGGCCGTGACAACAGAAACGCCGCCTGCAACGGGAACACATGCTCGCCGTACAGATCCTGGTGCAGATGGTTGAAGTCCCCTTCCCCGTAACGGAGCAGCAAGGGGGTTGGCCGTTGCTGGCCGGCCAGATGGCATCGATCCAGGAACGCCGCATGCGCCGGCGGAAAGCGGGTGTCGGTCCGCAGCGCCGCCGACCAGTCGTTGGCGATCGCCGCCAGCGGCGCATAAAGCGCCGTTCGCAATGCCGCGATCTTGTCCGGCAGCGGATAGGCGAAATATTTGTACTCGCCCCTTCCGTAGCCGTGCCGTTGCATGTTCACCTGTTTGCGGAACCGTCCATCGTCATCGTAAAGCCCGGCCAGCGACGCGCATTCCGGCGCGGCGAGAATGCCGGTCACCAACGCCCAGCCCTGTTCATCCAGATCGCACCGGATGCGCGGCCAGTCCAGCGCCGCGACGCGGTGGGAAAGCGATCGGGTCATGATGGCTCCATCTCCTGAAGCGCAAAGCCTACAGCGCGGCCCGGCGGATGCCACCTCGCTGCTTGCGGTACAATCTCGTGACGGTGCACGCGTCGTGGAGCGGAATGGCCCGGCTCAACAGAAACACTCTATAAGGTCGGCTGGTCCGCAGGATCCTGGCTCGCGCGCGAATAATAGGCGATCCACTGGTGCAGCCGCTGGTTACCCACTTCATTCCGGCCGAAGATCACGTCCGGGATCGCGCCGGACGCCAGGCCTTCCTGCACGCCATCGACCGTTGCGTAATCCTCGTATTTCACCACGTCGTGAAGCAGCTTGGTCCGCGCGTCGAACATGGCTTTTTCCTCCTCGGTCTCCGGCGCCTTTGCCGCGAGGAAAACCTGGGTCGTTACCGACCGGTCGTGCCGATCGCCGGGAAACAGCTGCGACACCACGCCGCCCTCGCCATGGCGCACCGCCAATGACACATGGGGAAACAAGGTGCGGATTACCGTCAGCCCGTCGTTCAGCTTGCGCTCGGCTGCCGGCTTGCCGGTCACCGGCAGGATGTCGTGATGGGCGAAGCCGATCCGCTGATGCGGGCCGAACGCGTCGTAGGTCAGCACGTTGGACTGGGAAAACACAGCGATGGTCTTCGGGTGCAGCGATGCGATATGATAGCCGTCCACATAGCCGTCATGGGCCAGCTTCCAGTTGGCGGTCTCGAGTTGCTGGGAGGCGACCACCTCCCATTTGTCCATCTCCAGCTTCTCCAGCTCCTCGCGGAAGCCGCCCAGCCAGGCATCGACGTCGATCACCGCGCCCGGCGTCAGGCTGACCAGGATCATCCCGGCCACCTCGGCGCAGGGCAGCTCGGTCAGCCCCTCGCCGTCCACGTCGAAATCGCCGAATTTGTCGGGGTCCGCCACCTTCACCAAGGAACCACGGTCGTCATAGGCCCAGGCGTGATAGGGGCAGACCATGCGCACGCTTTTGCCGCTGCCTTCCTCCATCACCCGCGCGCCCCGGTGGCGGCAGACATTCATGAACGCCCGCACCACGCCGTCGCGGCCCCGGATCATCACCACCGGCACGCCGACCACCTTCGTGGCCTTGTAGCGGCCCGGCTGGCGCAACTCGCCGGTAAAGGCAAGCAGCAGCGGCAGCCGCTTGAAGATGCGCTCCACCTCCAGCGTCCACAATGCCGGATCCAGGTAATAGGAGGCGGGCATGCGCATCACGCCGGGGGCGGAATCCGTGGTGCCGCTCCGCGCATGGTCGGCGAGGCGGTCGGCAATGTGATTATAATCTTCGAAACGGTCCATGGCTCTCTGTTACCGGCAGGTATATCCAGCGCCCGTTATACCGCGTGATAGCCTATGGGGATACGCTGCCAGATCCGCTCATGAACGAAAAACAGCGCGAGCTTGGTCCACACCTCGAGACCACCGATGGTCAGCGCCGCGCCGACGGTCCCGGTGAACAGGAATGCCAACAGTGCCGTATCCGCACTGGCCAGAACACGCCAGGAAAAGGTCTTCGCCGCCGACCGGCCCATGCCCTCGCGTTTCCCGCCCCTGGCATTTGTGGTGACGTTCCAGGGCACATGAACCCAGGCTCGCTCATGCAGGTAGAACAGGCCGATCTTGGTGACGATCTCGGCCAGCGCGATATAGCCGGCTGTGTTCAGCATGTCGCGCTTGGCGACCCCCGCGTCGAGACCCAGCCACGGAAAGATGTACGCCATGACCACATAGGACAGCACCAGCGTGTCCAGCGAGCCGATGATCCGCCAGGAGATGGCCTTGACGATGCTGCGCCAGCGCTTTTCCGGCAGCGCTTCGTGCAGATGCAAGCGTGGTGTGCCCAATTTAGGCGCCATGGCGCGTGGTTATGCTGTCACCACGACCTTGCCCAGCATCTCGCCCTTGGCCAGCCGGTCGATGGCCTGGGGCACCTCGTCAAACGGATACACCCGGTCGATCGGCACGCCGATCTTGCCCGCTTCGGCAAGCTGCACCAGTTCGGCGTGATGGGCGCGGACTTCCTCGGTGGTACGTGCGCCGGCGAACCCGCCAACGACGGAATAGGACTTCAGCACCACATGCAGCGGGTCGATCTTGGCCCATTCGCCGCTGCCATAGCCGATCAGCACGATGCGCCCGTGCTGGGCGATGCACTTGGTCGCGGCCGCGTAGGCGCTGCCGCCCACCGGGTCATAGACCAGATTGGCGCCCTTGTTGCCGGTAATCTCGCGCACCGCCTTGTGGATCGGCTGCTCCGCGTAATTCACGACGTGGTCGGCGCCGAGTTTCCTGCAGAATTCGGCCTTTTCGGCATTACTGGCGGTGGCGATCACGGTCGCGCCGTAAGCCTTGCCCAGCATGATCGCCGCCGAGCCCGACGAGCCCGCGCCGCCCAGCACCAGCAGCGTCTCGCCTGCCTGGAGCTGGCCCCGCTGGATCAGGCCGACATAGCCGGTGTGATAGGGCACGTAAAAGCCTGCGGCTTCCTCGTCGCTGAAATTCTTCGGGATCGTCATGGCCGAGGTCGACGAGGCCAGCGTGTAATCGGCGAACCCGCCCGCGCCCGCCGCGAACTGGGTCGAGGTCATGACCCGCTCGCCCACCTTCACGTCGGCGTCGGGCCCAACGGCCGTCACCACGCCGACCACTTCCTGGCCAGGCGTCACCGGCGGCGCCGCTACGGCGGGATAGTTGCCACGGATCATCAGCACGTCTGGCAGGCCAACGCCCGCCGCCGACACCTTTACCTGGATCTGTGCACCCTTCGGCTCGGGGATCGGTGCATCGACCAGCCGCAACACATCAACTGCTTCCCCGAAACTCTCCGCCCGCCAGGCCCGCATTCGCATCTCCTGCATATCGTCATCCGGGCGACCGCCCGGTCATTCGGCGCGCAGCCTATGCGGCGGCGGCGGCGGGAGCAAGCGCGCAGACGAGCGCGCCGCGCCGGTCCTATTGTGGGTGCGCTACAGAGGCCGCATGCCGCGTCAGGCGCCAGTTCGGCGGCGTGGCCCGCCCATCCCCCACAGGGCCGCCAGCGCGTCAAGCCCGGCGGCCAGCAGCGGCACCGCCGCAGCCGGCGGCGGCATGTCGAACTGGCACGTCTGCTTCACCGCTTGCAGCCGTCCGGCCCCCAGCGCCGCGAGCTGCGAATCAACCCGCGCCAGCGCTTTCCTGGCGCCGCTGCGCCGCCGGTCGTCGCTGTCCGATGCGACGACACCCTCGCCCGCCGGCATATCGCCGCGCGGCCTTGCGATGTCGACGGCCCGGGCAAAGGGGCGTCCATAGGCCGCCCATGCCAATTGCTGGTACCGTTCACCCGCATCGAAATGCTGCCGGCCGATCGCTCCGCGCGCCAACAGGATGGCGAGTTGCGAACCCGACAACGCCGGGTCCACATCCGCCACCACCTTGCCGTCCTCCACCAGCAGCACCCTGGCGCCGACGGCTTCGGCCCGGCGCATCTGCGTCAGAAGGGTGCCGTGATCGGCGCCGGGCATACGCCCGGCCATTGTTGTCTGGCGCCGTTTTGCGTTCGGGTCCCGGGGTCGGCCGCGTCTCGCCATGCAGGTCTCCATCGAAGCAATCATGAACAGGGGATCAGGCGGTTTCGCGATCTAGTGCAGCCGCCATGCGAATGACCTCGCCCGCGGTCACGGCCCATTGATCGCCGACCCGGAAGAGGGTCCGCGCGGTATAGGGCCGTGGCACCATGTGGGGCCGGCGGATGGTCGCCTCGGCGCAGACCGGTGCATGGTGCCGCCGCAAGACGTCCACTGCCGCCTGCAGTTCGGGCGCGGCCATGCGCGGCGCCGGCTCGGTCCGCCGCCTGAGGCCGATCGCCAGGAATTCGATGCCGTATTGCCGGCAGATCAGGCCGGTCACCCGCGGCGTCAGGCCCATGGCCCGGCCCGCCTGGCCTTGTGTGCGGCCGGA
This is a stretch of genomic DNA from Emcibacter sp. SYSU 3D8. It encodes these proteins:
- a CDS encoding NADPH:quinone oxidoreductase family protein; this translates as MRAWRAESFGEAVDVLRLVDAPIPEPKGAQIQVKVSAAGVGLPDVLMIRGNYPAVAAPPVTPGQEVVGVVTAVGPDADVKVGERVMTSTQFAAGAGGFADYTLASSTSAMTIPKNFSDEEAAGFYVPYHTGYVGLIQRGQLQAGETLLVLGGAGSSGSAAIMLGKAYGATVIATASNAEKAEFCRKLGADHVVNYAEQPIHKAVREITGNKGANLVYDPVGGSAYAAATKCIAQHGRIVLIGYGSGEWAKIDPLHVVLKSYSVVGGFAGARTTEEVRAHHAELVQLAEAGKIGVPIDRVYPFDEVPQAIDRLAKGEMLGKVVVTA
- a CDS encoding DUF2061 domain-containing protein: MGTPRLHLHEALPEKRWRSIVKAISWRIIGSLDTLVLSYVVMAYIFPWLGLDAGVAKRDMLNTAGYIALAEIVTKIGLFYLHERAWVHVPWNVTTNARGGKREGMGRSAAKTFSWRVLASADTALLAFLFTGTVGAALTIGGLEVWTKLALFFVHERIWQRIPIGYHAV